In Plasmodium brasilianum strain Bolivian I chromosome 12, whole genome shotgun sequence, the genomic window taataaatgaATTGAATGATTCTTTAAATTGTAATCCTTTcatgaaaaaagaagaaataaaaccATTCATTTTAAGCATAGAGGATGAAAGGAAGGAAGACAACGAAGTAGAAAGAAAAGGTGAAatataaacagaaaaaaattcaaaattgcACATAGATAAAGTTTTAATCATGTTATGTTGACctatggaaaaaatattattttgtacatataattatgtatatacttacaAACATACGTACATTTCTATTGCCTGTTCGCGTTATATTTATAGGGacatttgaaaaattactaaaaaaaagaataaagcaaatgaataacaaattaaaagaacTAAATAAGGGGAATACTGAATTCAGGTAATACAAATACAAGAACATCCATGGATGCAATTTATtcaaattcatatatatatatgtatgtacatgtataggTGGGCATAAGTATGCACTCTTAATTAACTTGAAAAGAAGAAAGCTCGTTACATCAGAGTGCTTTGCTTATATCACATATCTGaagatttttttatttgctataataatatttgcattatcatttcatttttcattttcgtttataataataaatatagaaagaaaataataattattgacataatatgcatacatagGACACACAcatgcataattttttaggCATATAAATGTTAACCGTTTTTTGCCAtttcatcatatattttttcctttttttttttttttatttttattttgaaattacAGCCAAATGTATGAAGAtgatattgaaaaattagGCAAAAGAtggtatgaaaaaaaattagttaaCGATGTACCAAgaaaattaacaatattcTGAAGGAGaaataattagaaaaaattatatggtTATTGCAGCGGGGCAGAATATACTCTTTACCTTTGTTTTAATTGTTTCTTCATTATTGttcaccttttttttttttaacgatTTTCAAATAAGGAAAAGTATTTAGATCCATATATTAGCTATTTAAAAGTACTTTTTTTCCTGCAtcattatttgttaaaaatttgtaaacattttttaatttgacATTGAATAATGTCCAAGTTGTACATAAGATTC contains:
- a CDS encoding hypothetical protein (conserved Plasmodium protein) — encoded protein: MALKIKNKIVKKKANSKGTTKRKKEKNVINELNDSLNCNPFMKKEEIKPFILSIEDERKEDNEVERKGTFEKLLKKRIKQMNNKLKELNKGNTEFSQMYEDDIEKLGKRWYEKKLVNDVPRKLTIF